The genomic window AGATCGCCCAGGCCATGCTGAACCGCAAGGTGAAGCACCTCCTCAGCGCCGCGCCGGAGGTCGTCGTGGCCGCCGACTTAGGCTGCCTGCTGCATCTGCAGGCCGGGCTTCGCCAGCGCCAGGCCAACGTGCCCGTGCTCCACATCGCCGAGGTGCTGGCCTCCTCCGACGAAGTGCCCTTGAGGAAGGAGGCGCCATGAAGGCCTTACGTCAGGCCGTTCGCCAGGCCCTGCAAAACGAGGCCCTGCGCGCCGCGCTCACGGCCAACGCCGAGCAGCGCAAGACGGCCCGAGAGCGGGCTCACGCTTCCCTGCCCGAACCCTGGGATGTATTGCGCCAGCGGGCCGCCCAGGTGCGCGCCGAGGCGCTTGCCCATTGGGACCAGGTGCTCGCCCACTTCCTCGACCAGGCCCGGGCCAACGGCTTCCAGGTGCATCTGGCGGCCAACGCCGCCGAGGCCCGGCGCATCGTGCTGGACATCCTCCGGCGTCACGCCCAGGCCCCAGGCCAACCTCATCTTCTGGTGGTCAAGTCCAAATCTATGGTCAGCGAGGAAATCGGCCTCAACGCCGCTTTGGAAGAGGCCGGCCACCAGGTGGTGGAGACCGACCTGGGCGAATTCATCATCCAACTGCGCGGCGAGCGTCCGACCCACATCATCACTCCCGCCGTGCATCTGCGCCGCCAGGAAGTGGCCCAGACCTTCCACCAGCGCTTAGGGATGCCCTACACCGAAGATGTGGAAGCCATAACGGCCACCGCCCGTCGCCACCTGCGGGAAGTGTTTCTGCAGGCCGATGTGGGCATCAGCGGGGTCAACTTCGGCGTGGCCGAGACGGGCAGCTTATGTATCGTGACCAACGAGGGCAACGGACGAATGGTCACCACATTGCCTAAGGTGCACATCGCCCTCATGGGCCGCGAGCGCCTGGTGCGCACCCCAGAGGACCTGGCGCTGATGCTCACCCTGCTCCCACGCTCGGCCACCGGGCAGGACCTCACGGTGTACACCACCCTCATCCACGGCCCGCGCCGCGCCGAGGAAGCCGACGGCGCCCCAGAGCGCCATCTGGTGGTCGTGGACAACGGGCGGCGTCGCCTGGCCCAAACACCTTTAGCCGAGGCCCTGCGCTGCATCCGCTGCGGGGCCTGCCTGAATGCCTGCCCGGTGTACCGCGAAATCGGCGGCCATGCCTATGTGGGCCGCCACGGCGAAGCCACCCCTTACCCCGGACCCATCGGTATTGTGGTCTCCAACGGCTTGTTCGGCTCGGAGGCTTTCGGCAACCTGGCCCAACTGTGCACCCTGTGCGGCGCGTGCACCGAGGCCTGCCCCGTGGCCATCCCCTTGGACGACCTCATCGTGCGGGTGCGGGCCGGTCAGGCGCCGACGACCCCACCCAACGGGGACGAGGCGCCACCCGCGTCCTCAGGCCCGGTGGGCGCGCCAGGGTGGGTGAAGCCCTTCATGGCCCTCTACGCCGGGCTGGCGCAGCGCCCCGCTTTGTTCCATCTGGCCAAAGGAATGGCCCGCCTGGGGACGCGGCTGCTGGGCCGCCGTCTGCCCGTGCCGCTGCTCCAGGGCGCCGCCGCGCCGACGGTCGCGCCCCGGCCCACCTTGCTCCCCGCCGAGGCTCCCACCGGCGCTCAGACACCCTCTCCATCGCCCGCCGCCGCCCGCGACCTGCGGGAATCTTTCCTCCGTGCCCTGGAGGCCCTGGGCGGTGAAGTGGTCCTCATTGCGCGGCGGGATCTGGCCCAGGCGTTGCGGGAACGCTGGCTGGCCCTCGGTCGCCCTCCCGTGGGCGCCTGGGCGCCGGAGGCCTTCCCCCATGGGCTGGGCACGGCGCT from Anaerolineae bacterium includes these protein-coding regions:
- a CDS encoding LUD domain-containing protein codes for the protein MKALRQAVRQALQNEALRAALTANAEQRKTARERAHASLPEPWDVLRQRAAQVRAEALAHWDQVLAHFLDQARANGFQVHLAANAAEARRIVLDILRRHAQAPGQPHLLVVKSKSMVSEEIGLNAALEEAGHQVVETDLGEFIIQLRGERPTHIITPAVHLRRQEVAQTFHQRLGMPYTEDVEAITATARRHLREVFLQADVGISGVNFGVAETGSLCIVTNEGNGRMVTTLPKVHIALMGRERLVRTPEDLALMLTLLPRSATGQDLTVYTTLIHGPRRAEEADGAPERHLVVVDNGRRRLAQTPLAEALRCIRCGACLNACPVYREIGGHAYVGRHGEATPYPGPIGIVVSNGLFGSEAFGNLAQLCTLCGACTEACPVAIPLDDLIVRVRAGQAPTTPPNGDEAPPASSGPVGAPGWVKPFMALYAGLAQRPALFHLAKGMARLGTRLLGRRLPVPLLQGAAAPTVAPRPTLLPAEAPTGAQTPSPSPAAARDLRESFLRALEALGGEVVLIARRDLAQALRERWLALGRPPVGAWAPEAFPHGLGTALREADLPLSPAREAQVGITGSPLAVAATGSVLIPSGPGRPQEVSLLPQAHWVLLPQEALVASLEEAFAAPAWRKGSMAVFVTGPSRTADIEMTLTIGVHGPERVVVFLVE